DNA from Lonchura striata isolate bLonStr1 chromosome 5, bLonStr1.mat, whole genome shotgun sequence:
ACTGAGATAATTAAAAACTCAGGTACTAGAAGTTTGTTAGGGCTGCACCAACATGTTCTCCACACTTGTGAAGGAGgaattcccttttcttttttcaatgGGTTCTCCTTGTTTGTTCATCCCCAATTAATTATCTAAAATATAGGTTCTTTTTAGCAATAAGTGAGAAATGTTGCATTTGGATGGACTCCACAGTGAAGGAGCCATCCAGACACACTTCAAACAGAAAGGCTGAactgagaaaatcaacaggattGTACCTGTGGCTTTTTTATATATCTCATTAGATGAACAACAAAGACAgcacagcaagaaaaagaagtaaCTATTGAATGTTTTTGTAACTAGGATGTTTTTCCCTATATTCTAGATTTCTTTGTGCTCAAGACAGGTGTTATATACTGACCAACACAGTCCTTTGATATCTGTTGAAACCTCAGGTATCTCCTGAGCAGAATCTTGAAGTTTGCCTTTCCTAAGGTGATGAGACAAACCAGTGTCTCTTACTTCCCTCCTACCTGCTACAGCCATGCCAACTGGTCTGTGGTCTGGCATATCCTGGTTTATGGTCTGGGATACCCTGGCCTCTGGTCtgggtgcccagccctgggtgtTGGCAGCTCCTGTAGATGAGGTGATGGAGCACATTGCAAACTGTGGCCTGTAAAGCTTAACCCCAGGCTGGATTTTAGTAAATCCCACAGCTGGTGTCTCTTTCCAAGGGATTTACTGCAAGCAAGTGGCACTTCTCTGATGTCTCTGTTCTGCCAAGGCGAaggggagaaggagagaaaaggatGGAGGTTTGCTGGTGAAATGCAAACATCTGGGGAGAACTGAACTTGGCTTTGTCTGCAAATATGCAGATTTCCACTCAAGCTGAGATGACTGGAAGGGGATGATTCACTTGGGACATCTAAGCTGATGTCTCCAGGACACCACCCTAAAAACCCGTCACTGTAATGCATGAGGGAAGCATGTCCCTCTCCAAGAGCAATGCTAAACATTTTTAAGCAGCAATGTAATTGCTTCACAAGCTGGCAAAAGGATGGAGCTGAATTAAAAAATCCTAATGGCAAGGAAGGTTTTATGGTGAAAGGCTGGTCTGTGTTGTTTGCAGATATTACTGAGAGATAATTTTTCCATGTTCTCCCCTAAGGTTaaacagtaaaatgaaaaactgtAAAGCAAGGGTAGGAAAGTTGCCAAAAAGGGGAGGTCTtgagaggaaggaaagaaaacttcGCCATTTTTATAGATACAAAGtctcaaataaaaatcaaagcttTCAATCTGTTGAGGCCCAAGTATGGGACCAAGATAAGATGTGAGATATACTATGGTTAAAGCAGGAAGGGAAAATTTAGTGATGTGCTTCCTTTTTACCTTCACTTACTACTCAGCTTCACGAAGCAGATTTTGCCAATATTTTTCATCAATTGTGTCTCATAGGAAAGAAAGGCTCTGTCCCCAGTGCAAAGTGGAAGAGGCACTTACCTGCAGAGAGCACCTTGAGACTGTGCTTGAAGCCACTGCCCAGTCATGAGCACAAAGATCTACTTTTACTCCCAGCGTGAGCCAGGCCTTGGCCTTGGCCTCTCACACCAAGGGATAACAACTTCAGTTAAATACATGGCATGCTCTCCAAAAGAATATAACAAAATTACCTTAAAGTTTGATTATGTGTAGTAACAGAGATGTCCAAGAGTGGGCTCTCAGTCACGATGTCTCCGTACATGCCAGAATTTAGCCAAGTTGAGCGGGTTcgcctctttttcttctcttgttcCTTACGTTTTCCaggctttgctttctttttcttccctgagaCCTTCAGGGGCTGCTCCTTGTAGGTCTGTGATTTGTTTGTCTCCTGAGTTAGGTATCTACCCTCATCTTCACTGCCAAACCGGACAGGGTAGTTCTTCGTGTTGGTGgcaggtttagggttaggtgaCACCTCTGATGTTGCACGGATCTCTGCAGTGTTGACGCCTTCGATTAAATTTTGAAGGAATATTCTTCTTCGTAAGTCTTGGATTGACTTGCCCTTGTCATGCAATAGCTGGTGCTCTGATACAGCCCGTTTGCTAAAGgcagaaaagagaggagagggaaaaaatgtttAGGAATTTGTTATTGCCCAGTGTTTGTCCGAGCTCctctctcctctggctgtggTGACCACAGTGACCAGGTACCAGGCTTGGAGACATCCAGTGAAGCCAGACTGCTGGAGCAACTCCTGCTTCATCCTCAGACTAGCTACTCTCAGCAGAGAAGACCTAAGTGGGCTATAATTCTCAGCTGACCGATCACACACCACTAGAGCTGGATTAGTCATTGTTGTGTTCTAGGAAAGTATCATGGCTCTTAATATATCACACTTAAGGCAGTAAAAGCAGGAAGGCAGTTGTCAGAGATAGGAAAACTAAAGGGTCAGATAATGCAGCAAGAAAGGGAAAACCCAGCACATACTGGAGCCGGAAGCAGTGTTTATACAGCATCATTCTAGTGATTTTCTTCTGCTCAGTCTTCAAAAACTTAAACAAGCACATAAAAGTACATTTTACTCCTACATTTAAATAAGTGCAATTGCAGGAGTGTAAGGGAAAATATTTGAATTGGGGTGCCTAAAGCACAGGCACTTCAGTCCATGATGAGCTATCCAAGGAGGCAGCCTGAGCATTAGCCACTCCTGTAGATTTACTGCTTGGTCACTTGTGTCCAATTATGGTTTTAAATGCCCTCCTAGTGTTGCTTGAAGTGTGAATTTTGAGGCCAAATTTCTTGTCTGCTTGAATTTTATGCTAACCCTCTTCACTGGATCTTCTTCAAGAGCATCCTGGTTTGTTAGAGTGGTTTTTCCAGAGTTCATCCTGACCTTTTGGTACACTGAGCTCTGTCTTGTTTTCAAGGAACTGGGAGTTGAGTAGCTATCTGTCTTTTAGAGATGTTGTACTGGCAAAGAATGTATTAAACATCTGAGGAAAGAAGATACAAATGACACCTGGATAATAAATAACCAgagaaaatgtgagaaaataCATGCCTTTTTCTTGAAGTGGAATAGAtgcacagctgtgctgtgaaCCACAGACAGAGCAAAAGCTCTGGGATTTTAGCCACGTTCCCACAAATGCAATAATACAGTTTATCCTTCCAATTGCTCTACTCCAGCATGCAGAGTTTGGCTATGGAATCTCTTCTCTTGCATCAGGGTATGGCATGTGACTGGATTCTCACTGGCCAAAGAAATTCCATTCACTGCCTTGCTTGTCCTGTAATCATTTGGTCAATTAGCTGGGTAAGAAGGTTTCTGCATGTGGGTGAACTGGAAGAAGACACGTCATTGAGAGTAAATATTCCTTctttccatcccatcccacctttTCTTGCTACATTACCAgatttgaaaatgcaaaatatttgggAGTGTTCTGCATGTTCTCTTTCTCAGTCCCCTCAGCCAAACTCTTCAGGTTTATGACTTGACCAACGGTGGAGCTGTTGGAAGTTGGCAATTTCAAGTAGCTCTGTTTTAAGAGCATCCCcttcattttctgtctttgtaGGGCTACATTTTTTGAGCATTGGGTTCAAGTGATGGATTGAAGTGATACTACATCTCTATTGCTCAGTGCAAAGTTCAAACAGCAGCTTTCCCCCGTTCCACAATGAGACTGGAAGATGACTGTCAAAATCTTGCTCAAAATCTTGCTCAGAGGTTTGTGAGCACACATGTAATCAAATATTGTCAGTGTTTTAAGTGTCCCAAAATCAGTTCTGGATGACTTCAGCCTTCAGGACAAATATTTTATGCCCCTCTTCTAAATGTCCATAAGCAAAAATGCAATGTGATAATGCTAAGCTGATCCCATATTGTGTCTTTTTCTTCAGTGCAACTGTGATCATTAACAGAACTTGTGATCTCCCTCAGAAGTTTTTTGAACAAGAGCCATCTCCAACACCTTTCAAGTCTGACTGGCAAGTAAGCCAATAAAGCCAgcaccctgggctcctctgtGTGACTGCTTCTGTGCTGCCTGTCAGGCTGTCCAGTGTGACCCAGGTTATATTCTGAGCTTCAGTAGTTCATTTTCTCAGGAAATTTGCGTGGGAAATGTAGTTTTGCTTTCATTCTTCTAGTTCATAGAAAGCATATGAAATCTATGTGCCTTAGGGAGTATAAACCAGTGTCTCATGTGATGAGCAAAGCTTTCCTACTGCCTCTTGTGAACTACCAAGGATAATTCATTCTATCACAGACAACCCAAAGCTGCCTTAATCCTCTAATGTGTATTTGGTCAGCTTCCCCACTGTGACAAAATCTTGACTCTCCAAAGCCTGTTATTAAAGTTCTCTTGATTGAAAACCTATTCCATTTTACAGAGATGAAACTTAAATATTTGGTTCCAGTATACACAAGGCAGTCAGAGAGCATTACAAGATCTACATCTTGAGTGAGTATGCATTTCCAAAATAATGCAGGGATTGACGTGTGAGGGATTGGTGTGCCAAAGAGGGTGGGCTTCTCTTTAAATGTCTGTATGATATTTAGCATCAAGTCTAGCCCCAAATAACATTCTGCTATTCCAGATGATTGTATAACATTATGTAGTGTTACATTTCACATGACTTATTACTCAGCCAGACTTAAGGATTACATTTTGCCTACCGGCTTCCTTTTTATACTCTAGATCAAAAAACCTCCTTGAAACAAAGATGTGGTAGAAACATATCTCTTTGACCTTCTGCCTCCTTCTGCTTCAGTTATTCAAACAACTCCTATGTTTCTAAGTCATGGAGAAAGGCTTGCCCAAGAGGACTGATGTAAGAAGTGCTTCAAAATGGAGATATCAACAATATCTCACCCACACActcagagcaggaagggaaTGGAGACTGCAATGATTGCATTCACATATTGGCCACAATATGGAAAACAATATTAGGTTGTTAGGGTTAAGATGACCcactagaggtcccttccatcctTCTATAAAACACACCTCTCATCCAAGGAAAAGGATCCTGTACCCAAACCATGAGCAGTAAATGCTAAGCTTACATGTGGCAGACACTTTCGAGAGAGGGATGTTGATGTACTTGATGTACTTGACCAGAGCATCCAAACTAATTGCTGGATCCAAGTACACCGTATACATTTGAGGCTGAGTGTCTCATCACggggagagcagcagaaatCCATGACTTGTGACTACTTCCAGATAAGCTGCTCTTTTCATGcacattcctctttttttttttcccctcgaGAGATCTagcatttttaaaaggcaaCATTCTTCAAGCTACCACTTTCTATCTCAGATAGCTGCTCTTATTTAGCTGTTATTATCCTTGACTGTTCATGTTGGGTCTGATCCTAAATTCAGGAAAATAACTGAGGAGGATTCAGTGAGCTCTCTGTATTTTGCAAAACTGAGTGCCCTTGCCACTGACTCCAAAGGGAGGGAAATCTGCTCAACCTATCTCAggcttcagaaaaatattttgaacagATCTAGGgacatgattctgtgatatctggaaataatgataaaaatatgtaatttcatTTTGAGGCATTACTGATTTCTCAGAAGTTCTTTAGCAGCTATAGCACTCCTATAACAAATAACATGTCTGGAAACATTTTCTTGGGAAAATTTGCTATTGCTTTCCATGAGATATTTGCCTCAGCGAAGTCTGTAGAACCAGGCCTATGTAATTTTGATTATTTGTGCATGTCTATAATAATGCGCTTCACTATTTTCATCCATTACTGTCTTAAGTTTttgactgagaaaaaaaataatctcaatgCCTAAATGAGTTATTAGCTATTAACTCTAGGAATAGCTTGTGGTAATATTAAAACAGGACACGTGTTTGAGTGTGGTGTCTGTGTTTGTGCTATGCCCACAAACAAAACTACATGAATGCCACTAACTGACAGCTGACTGGTTTCCTGTGTGTGTTTTACATGCCAGAGCAAAGAGGGAGCtgagaaatgtgtttttctggTTAGCTTAcacttttcttccctctgtcaGGACAGAATGGGGAAGCTGGGAAGACCTCTAATCCTGACCTTTAAAACAAGTGTTAGAACTACGCTAACTTCAAAAAGAGAGTATTTCTCtgcaaatctgatttttttttaacaacaaaaTTTGGCTTAGATCCAGTTTAGAGTTTCCTAGCCAAGAAAATAGCAGCATCTAATTGCACTtcaactattttctttttttttatttattgttgaAACTGAAATGTGATTCCTCTGTATAACATGGtcccaaaagaaagaaatagccCAAGAACAGCTTTCAGGAGTACAAAACACTTAAACGTTAATGGACTGAGAATAATACTGTAAAATTATCAGCAATAACATGTTCTACACAATTTGCTGTAGGAGATTTGTAATAGTTCTCTGCCTCGTGCCAAACTTTAGGTGTGTCTGTAGTTGCTTCacctggggcttttttttttttaattttggatgTTTTGgggtattattattattattattattattattatataaatttttattttttaattttaattttaattttaattttaattcttattttaaatttatttttatttttttttatttttattttcattttcatttttatttttatgtgtgtggCCTAACTGGCAGAGGAAATGCTATTTGGAGGTCTTGTCCTTATGTATGTAGTAAAACACTTACAAGGAAACCCATCTGAAATTGTTTGCTGTGTCATGTTTCCCTGTAAGTTATGATCGAATTTTCCAGCACTCTTGCTCCAGCTTCTCTTCCTTCAGAGCTGAATAACAATACAGCCCTCCCCAGTGTGACTGAGGTGTTTCTTCCTGAGAAAATCTGATGCAAGTCCAGAGAAAGCCAGTGAGTTGGAAGTGTGAGACAGCTGCTCCTGCATCAGCAGAGGCTTCTGCACTTTGTGAATGGGTGTTACTATAAGCCAGGCTGATTATTTGGGAAGAAGCAAAAAGATCATTTCCTGAACAGACTGTCTTAAGATACACTATCATTTATCAAAAATATACCTCTGCCTATAAGTAAGATACTAGACTcccttgggattttttcccctgaagtgGCAGAAATCCAAAGAAATTGTTCAGTACTTCAGTGTCATGATGGCTCTCACTTCTGCGTGTTTCCTCTACTTCTATCAACATTGGCTTCATGCCAGAGCCGAGAAATGTCTGTAAGTTATTGTAACACACAGCGTTTGGATAAACCGGGATGCTCCCTGCGAGGGTCCCGGGCAACTGCACAACAATCACCCAGGCGTGTCGGAAGAGAAGCCCCTCAGTTTTCACATCGCCTCCCCAGAACTTTGCAAGGTCAGAAAGCTGTAAAGCGCTCTGTCTCTGCCTCTCCTGGCTCTCAGGCAGCGCCAGTGAGCACCTGGGGCAGGTAacccgggccggccccgccggagCCGGCAGCGCTGCGGAGCCTCCCGGgctgccttcctccctccctgccgcCGCAGCGAGGACGAataaagggaaagaagaaaagaaaagaaaaagagaaactcACAGTCTGCGGCTGATCCCCTCTACTGATCTCCCGTAGGAGGGCACGGAATAACTCAGCAGGAACACTGCAAAACTCCACTGCTGGAAGAGTTTAGCGAACATTGTACCCTCCGGGACTTAAAACCTGCAAGGAAAAAGAGGTCAGTCCGGAGGGACAGATGCGCCAGCGCCGTCCTCAAGGAGTCCCCCTTCAGCTCTACCAGCTCCGAGGctctgaaggaaaaacaaactttCTGAACTCTCGGCTCACTCCTTCCAAACTTCTCTCCGTCTCTCTCCCTTCCTTGCTTGtctgcctctccctccctctttccctccctccctccctctctctgtctctcGCCGTCCGCAGGCAAGATCTCTCTCAGTATTAGCTCAAAAAGCATCTAGCTCTCATTTCAACAGCGTTGGAGCGGGGCTCAGTGAGTTCCCCGAGCCCTGTTTAGTTCTAGTCCGCTAAGCCACTCTCTCAGGGCTTTATATTACATCAGAAAGTCTTCTTTGCAGATAAGGAAAGATTCCCTAAAGTCAGCTTAGCTGATCGCTTCTCTGTAAACTCGCGcggacacacaaacacacatagACTGAGGCGGAGGGGGAATGCATCTCCACATCTGTCTTTCAGTATAcctctacaaaaaaaaaagggtcagGTTCACGTCCCCAGCTGGCAGAAAGTTTTGGTCTCCAACAGTGATAAGGCGATAGACAAGCGGTGACGAGAGAAACAAGCAAAGGTCGCTGCCTATCTGGAGAGCCCGAGATGCCTGGGAGGAGCGGTAGATCGGGAGGCTCAGGGGCTGGGAAGCATGCTTGGCTCGGCAGGTTGGACTGGGCTGCAGCCTGGGATGTTCACACGCTCCAGAGCAGCCTCTGGGAGACCTGCGGGAGGACGGAGGGTTTTGCAAAGAGATGGCGCCCTAGGAACATGTGCGGAGAGAGCGAGAGCCAGGGCAGGATACCCACAGCCAAAACGGAGACTGCGAATCAGCGCTTCCCAGGCCCGCAATcaaaaaggagagaagaaagggaaagaccCGACAGCACATGCATTCAGCAGACCCCAAGGATTCCGACCAAGCTCTCCGCATGTTCTGCAGCCGCACTCCTCTCTCGCTCACCTTCCAGCTCTCCCTTTTTGTGTTTACCCCCGGGTCAGCGCCTCCCCTGCCGCGGGGATTCCTCCATCGCTGGGAGCACTTTTCAGTCAAGTCCCAAAGCGCTGCCCGGGACTGCTGCCGCCTTTCCCTGCACGCACCTACCGTAGTTGGTCGCCGTTCCCCTATTAGCCGGAGGGTCGGTTCCTAATGATGCTAATTGTACGCTAGTGAAGGGAGGGGGGGAGCTCAGGGGGAGGGCCGGGGGAAGGACTCGCGGTCTATGAACACAAGCGCTCTTGGCCAAAAAAGTAAACTAGTGGAAagttttctcctcctctccctttttCGCCTTCCACTTCGCCCTCCTTCAGCCTGGCCAGGGCCCTGCAAACCGCTGCGTCAGGTTGAGCTCCCGTGCGAggcgggcagcgcggcggggcTGCCGGGACAGCGGTGCCTGGAACGGCGGGAGGCGGCCGGCcagccccggccagccccggccagccccggccaGTCCCGAACCCCAGTGGGCACCGCCGGCCGGCCACCCTGCGACGGAGGCACCAAACTTATCCATCCGTCCCGGGACAGCGCTGGTGTGAAACCCGAAGGTGACGCAGCCCGCCCGCCTCTCCAGCCAGTTTGTGCAAGGAGCTGCCTCCGGCTGCTACAAGGGGACTGGGGGAGAGAGCCGAGGGGCAGTGCGCCCCTGGCCCCCGCCCCGGCGGCTCTCCCGGAGGGAATGCCCTCCACGCCGATCTCCTCACGTCCGACGGCgcgggccgtgccgtgccgggcgCACCTGGGACCGCCGGCTCCGTGCCCGCAGCATCCCGGCAGGCTGAGCCCGGAGCCCCTCCAGAGACCGCGGCGGGGGCACCGGGGTCTCTGGTTGTGCCGCTGACAGCCTGATTTACCGGGAATGCTTTCCCAACAGCCTCACAAGCCGCAGCAAAACACTGAGGCGTGCCGGTTGATTGCGCCCTCTCATCCTGCCCCCGAATTAAAGCAGGTTCTGTGAGAAGGTTTAGGTGCAAAGCGAAGCTTTTTTCTACCTGCAGGTTATTTGAAGTTAAACGACGCTTGCTGACACGATTTAAAAGCCCAGATTCCACACTACGCAGGCAAATAAAACCGACAGCATAAGCGCTGAAATAGAAATCATACTGAAAACATTAAATCGTTAATACTGTAAATAAATTCCCTGAACACCTGGTAGGCTATAATTTAAAGTGTGTAGCTAATAGGCATCTTTGATTTACACTGTCCTTTCgactaattaaaaataattgtgacATCCCCAGAAAATAGCCCCACAAACTCATAAGATGTATTGCTCATGTTAAAAGTAAAACTTCCACcaaatatttttagaatttcCTCTCCCCagaaatgattttaaaaaaatacaccaaaaaccAACACACATCATCCTTTACAGcctcaggaaaaataaatagccTCTATAAACTCAGAATCCTTACGTTTCTTCTCAATTTATCACTTCACCTTTTCCTTGAGTTACAGCTGTCTGTGCCTCTCAGAGATCACTCTGGCCAACAGTGGTTGCTCTTCTCAGCAACTGCTTCCAAGACTATGTTCTATGCTTAAGagggaggaaaatgaaaagagaaaaagaaaaagaaaaagaaaaagaaaaagaaaaagaaaaagaaaaagaaaaagaaaaagaaaaagaaaaagaaaaagaaaaagaaaaagaaaaagaaaaagaaaaagaaaaagaaaaagaaaaagaaaaagaaaaaaaaagaaaaagaagaaaaagaaagttaaattaataaaaaaaaattaaaagcaatactttttaaaaatccagcGTACAGAGCTTTGATTCTGCCTGTAACAGATTACGGCTAAATAAAGGGTGTTAAAAGCAGGTGCTTTTCTCCCTTGCTGCTCTTTTTATTATGAAGAACAGAAGCTTCCCCTAATATATATAGCGAGGGAGACCCTTCTCCATTGCTTTTATTGAAAAGACCAAACTTGTGACATCACTAACAACCTTCCTATGGCTGAGTTTGCCTCTTCTCTGCCTCAGTgggcttggggaaaaaaaaaaaataaaaaaaggaagcgggaagagaaaaaaataacacaacCCTACTATGGCTGTGCTAATGCTCAGGACCTGAGCAATGCCAAAGGCTTTTGGGAGACTCACTATCAGCTCATGCACCCCTTACCCCTCTGCTCCCCGAGGGCTGTCATCTGCAACCACGGGCACAGCCTTTTGTCACCTGCCACGTACACAAATGAGCAAACGCACGTACCCGTGAGCAAACTCCTGGTCTCAAGCCTCACCGCAAGCCTGAGCCCTCCTCCGTGGCAGGATGGGGAGAAAAGACCCCTCACCTGGGTCATCCTTCcctggagggtgccgcgggagatgCTCTCCCGGGAGAGACCCGCCTCCAcctgcagcatctcctctgGCCCAGTGTTTGGGAGAGGGGAGAATGCCACACCTTTGTGGGGCTTTCACCTGCCGGGGCCCCAGTGACGGCAAAGCTCCCCGCCAAGGCGAGCAGCTTGAGGCTGCCCGCTGTTTCTCCAGCCGGGATGCGCGGAGAGAACCGGCGGTTTTGTCTGAGCCGGGAAAGGCTTCAGCCGTCGAGAGATGAGGCAAAACTCGTATTTGCCCTTCTGGCCAAGCCCTCTCTGCCGCGACAAGGCAAACCTCATCATTTTAGGTTTTCCGACTCCACTATCTCCCGTCTTCCCGCCTCAAACACAATGAGATTTTGGAGGGATGCCGCTCTTGGCTTCTGCCTCCTTTTTTCCATACGTATAAACAGGCATAAATCAGCTTTTCTACGAGGAAGTTGATCCGGGAGCTTGGCTAAAAGGGTAAGTCCCTGTTCCAGGCTTTCCCGAGCGAGGAATAGGGCCAGGGGGTGCGGGCGGGTGTGTGACTGGGCTCCCAACAGAAGCCGCTCAGGAGCGAAACAAAAGCCAGCAAGTGGGACAGGTTCAGCTCCTCGGGGAGGAGGTGCCCTTGCAGCCTCAGGAGGCAGAGGGAAATAATGACTAAATCTCCGCCTGGCGCTCGGAGACGGGCTAAATCCTCAGCTCCGCAAACTTCCCATCCTTCACCTCCGTGAAGTTCCgcctctctctctcctccctctTGTTTTATTCACAATAAAGCGTTTTCGTCATTTCCCCTCCCGGATTTCTATAACCTCAGTTGCACCCGTCCAGGGCTTCGGTTCAGACGGGGCGTTTAACCTCTCCAGTCATCCCAGGGTGGAAAAAATGGTATTCAGCAAAAAAACACAGGCAGGCTGATGGCTGGAGAGTCTggcgggga
Protein-coding regions in this window:
- the PTHLH gene encoding parathyroid hormone-related protein is translated as MFAKLFQQWSFAVFLLSYSVPSYGRSVEGISRRLKRAVSEHQLLHDKGKSIQDLRRRIFLQNLIEGVNTAEIRATSEVSPNPKPATNTKNYPVRFGSEDEGRYLTQETNKSQTYKEQPLKVSGKKKKAKPGKRKEQEKKKRRTRSTWLNSGMYGDIVTESPLLDISVTTHNQTLR